The nucleotide window CTTTTCAGATGGGAGAGAAATAAACATGAGTGATCTTTCGTCAGGGAAAAAAGAAAGGTTTCAGCTCCTGCTGCAGCAACTGCAGCTTACAGAAGATGCCATTGTCACCCAATTTCAAAATGCTGAGATTGATAGGGTTCTAATTGAAAAGCAGGCAAGAAAATGGCATTTCTTTTTCCAATTTGAAAGAATCATTCCTTGTCAGCTTTTTAGCAGCTTCACAGGAAAACTGGAGCAGACTTTTTCACATATTGCTAAAATCTCGTATTCGGTGAGAGTGCTGGAGCAGGCAATCAGCGAGCAGCAAATCCTTGATTACTGGAAGATGTGCATCAAGGAAATCGATGGTATAGCACCTCCGTTGTTGAAGCTCCTGAATGAACAGGTACCAAAAGTACAGGGGACAAAAATCATTCTAACAGCCAGGAATGAAGCAGAAGGACTTGCTCTAAAGAGAAAATACGGAGTCATTATTGCAGAAATCTACCAGGGTTTCGGTTTTCCGCCATTGACGGTAGATACTGTCGTCAGTGAAGAAAGCACTTCTGATGAATATGAAAAGTTCATTAAGGCAAAGGAAAAAGAAGACCAGGAACGCGGATTGATGGCGATGATTGAAATGCAGAAGAAGGAAGCAGAAAAAGCTCAGGGTGATGGACCAGCTCAGGACGGGCCAGTAACCATCGGCTTGACAATCAAAGATGATGCTGATTTCCGCAAGCTTGAGGACATCGTTGATGAAGAGCGCCGTGTAGCCGTCGAGGGTTATGTTTTCTTTGCCGAGACAAAAGAGCTTCGCAGCGGCAGGACGCTTCTGACTTTCAAGATTACCGATTACACCAGCTCCATCATGGTAAAAATGTTTTCTCGTGATAAGGAAGATGCAGCTATTTACCAGCGCATATCAAAGGGGATGTGGCTAAAGGTAAGAGGAAGCATCCAGAACGATACTTTTGTTCGCGATCTTGTCATGATTGGAAATGACGTGAATGAAATCAAACCTAAAGGAAGAATCGATTCTGCGCCAGAAGGCGAAAAAAGAGTCGAGCTTCACCTCCACAGTCCAATGAGCCAGATGGATGCAGTGACTCCTGTAAGCGCACTGGTCGCCCAGGCATCAAAGTGGGGACACAAGGCCGTGGCGATCACAGACCATGCAGTCGTCCAGTCTTACCCGGAGGCATATGGAGCCGGGAAGAAAAATGATATCAAAATCCTCTATGGTGTAGAAATCAATCTCGTGGATGATGGGGTGCCGATTGCCTATAATGACGCTCATCGAGTGCTGGCTGACGATACGTATGTCGTTTTTGACGTCGAAACAACTGGTCTGTCAGCTGTATATGATACGATCATTGAACTTGCGGCTGTCAAAATCCGCGGCGGTGAAATCATCGACCGGTTCGAATCGTTCGCAAATCCACACCATAGGCTGTCCGCCACAACGATCAATCTGACCGGCATCACAGATGATATGGTCCGGAATGCACCAGAGGTTAGTGAAGTCCTGAAAAGGTTCCATGAGTGGACAGCAGACAGTGTACTTGTTGCCCACAACGCATCTTTCGATATGGGCTTCCTGAATGTCGGCTATAAAAAGATTGGGATAGGAAAAGCTCCAAATCCGGTAATAGATACACTGGAATTGGGCCGCTTCCTGTATCCTGATATGAAGAACCACAGATTGAATACCCTTGCCAAAAAGTTCGATATTGAATTGACACAGCATCACCGTGCGATTTATGATGCTGAAGCGACTGGGTACCTTTTGTTGAAAATGCTGAAGGATGCCGCTGAAAAAGGACTGGAATACCATGACCAGCTTAATGACAATATGGGGCAGGGGAAAGCTTTCCAGAGAGCGCGTCCATACCACGCTACCTTGTTGGCTAAAAATGAAGTTGGTTTGAAAAACATCTTCAAGTTGGTTTCGATTTCTCATATTGATTACTTTTACAGAGTGCCAAGAATTCCGCGTTCTTTGCTGAATAAGCATCGCGAAGGGATCCTGATTGGTTCCGGATGCGACAAAGGGGAAGTTTTTGAAGGCATGATGCAAAAAGGACCGGAAGAAGTCGAAGAGGCAGCGCAGTTCTATGACTATCTTGAAGTCCATCCAAAAGCGGTTTATGCTCACTTGCTGGAGCTGGAATTAGTCAGGGATCAGAAAGCGCTTGAGGATATCATTAACAATATCGTCAAGCTTGGCGAGAAGCTGGACTTGCCGGTAGTGGCTACAGGAAATGTGCACTACTTGAATGAAAATGATAAGATATACCGCAAAATCCTGGTCAATTCCCAGGGTGGTGCCAATCCGCTGAACCGCCATGAGCTTCCTGACGTGCATTTCAGGACCACAAATGAAATGCTTGACGCCTTTAAGTTTCTGGGAGAGGAAAAAGCGAAAGAAGTTGTCGTTGAAAATTCGAATAAGATTGCGGACATGATCGATGTCATCAAACCAATCAAAGACGATCTTTACACGCCGAAAATTGAAGGCGCCGATGAAGAAATGCGCAGCATGAGCTATGGAATGGCCCGAAGCATCTATGGGGACGACCTTCCGGAAATCGTAGAGGCGCGCCTTGAAAAAGAACTGAAGAGTATCATAGATAATGGATTTGCTGTTATCTATCTGATTTCTCACAAACTAGTTAAAAAGTCACTGGATGACGGCTATCTTGTAGGTTCGCGTGGATCGGTCGGATCTTCCTTCGTTGCAACGATGACGGAAATCACCGAGGTCAATCCGCTTCCGCCGCACTATGTATGCCCTAAGTGCAAAAAATCAGAGTTCTTCAATGATGGGTCCGTCGGTTCAGGTTTTGACCTTCCCGACAAAGATTGTCCTGATTGCGGAATTAAATATAAAAAAGACGGTCATGACATTCCGTTTGAAACCTTCCTCGGATTTAAAGGAGACAAGGTTCCCGATATCGACTTGAACTTCTCAGGTGAGTACCAGCCGCGTGCCCATAACTATACCAAAGTCCTGTTCGGTGAAGATTATGTTTATCGTGCCGGGACAATCGGTACCGTTGCTGATAAAACGGCTTATGGTTATGTAAAAGGCTATCAGGGTGACAACAACCTTAATCTGAGGGGGGCGGAAATCGACCGCCTTGCATCTGGGTGTACGGGTGTCAAACGAACAACCGGACAGCACCCAGGCGGCATCATCGTTGTGCCTGATTACATGGATATTTTTGATTTTTCGCCAATCCAGTTCCCGGCAGACAGCAGCACTTCTGAATGGAAAACAACCCACTTTGATTTCCATTCAATTCACGATAACTTGTTAAAACTGGATATTCTCGGTCACGATGACCCGACGGTAATCAGGATGCTTCAGGATTTAAGCGGAATCGATCCTAAGACAATCCCGACTGATGATCCTGAAGTGATGAAGATTTTCAGCGGTACAGAATCATTGGGAGTGACAGAGGAACAAATCATGTCCAAGACTGGTTCCCTCGGGATACCGGAATTCGGTACGCGGTTTGTACGCCAGATGCTTGAAGATACGAAGCCAACGACATTCTCTGAGCTTGTCCAGATCTCCGGCCTTTCCCATGGAACGGACGTTTGGCTCGGCAATGCCCAGGAATTGATCCATAATAATATCTGTAATCTTAGTGAGGTAATCGGCTGCCGTGATGATATCATGGTATACCTGATCTATCAGGGCCTAGAGCCGGCATTCGCGTTTAAAATCATGGAATCCGTCCGTAAAGGTAAAGGCCTGACGGATGAAATGGAAGAGGAAATGCGGAAGAACAAGGTGCCTGAGTGGTATATTGATTCTTGTAAAAAAATCAAGTACATGTTCCCTAAAGCTCACGCAGCTGCCTACGTTTTGATGGCTGTCAGGATCGCGTATTTCAAAGTGCATCATCCGCTTATGTACTATGCAGCATACTTCACAGTCAGGGCCGATGATTTCGATGTAGACGCTATGGTCCGCGGTTCTGAAAGTATCCGTGCAGTCATCGAGGAAATCAACGCCAAGGGGCTTGATGCTTCCACAAAAGAGAAGAACTTGATGACCGTCATGGAACTGGCACTTGAAATGTGCGAACGAGGCTTTGGATTCGCGAAAGTAGACTTGTACAAATCTAGTGCGTCAGAATTCATCATTGAAGATGATAAATTGATTCCGCCATTCAATGCGATTCCAGGACTTGGTACAAACGCTGCGATCAATATTGTCAATGCGCGTGAACAGGGAGAGTTCCTGTCAAAAGAAGACCTCCAGCAGCGCGGGAAGATTTCAAAGACAATCTTGGAATATCTCGATAATCATGGCTGCCTGGAAGGAATGCCCGACCAGAACCAATTGTCATTATTCTAAAGCTGACTTACTAGTAATGAATAAAATAGACTCCGTTTCCGGGGTCTATTTTTGTTAGACAATAACCATGGCTAACTGCATGAAATCAACGTTGAGACACCCTTTGTTTGCAATAAATATCTGGTTATGTTATATTTTTATTGGAAATACTAAGGATAACTCTGGCAGAGGAGAGTGGGGCAACCCGCTCTTTCTTGTTTGTTAAGCACTTTTTCGTGGGATAATAACCAAAAAAGTATGAAGTCATGTTATGTCAAAGGAGGGATTTTATGAGCAAGGTAACAGAAACAGTGGAAGAGCTAGTAACTCCCATCTTAAATGAAAATAACTTGGAATTAGTAGACATTGAATACGTCAAAGAGGGAAAGAACTGGTTCCTGCGCGTATACATTGATAAGGACAACGGAATTGATATCGAGGAATGCGGCATCGTCAGTGAGCGCCTTAGCGAGAAGCTTGATGCCATTGATCCAATCCCGCATAACTACTTTTTGGAAGTATCCTCACCAGGTGCAGAACGCCCTTTGAAAAAGGAAAAGGATTATCAAAAAGCAATCGGCAAGAATGTCTTTATAAAGACGTATGAACCAATTGATGGGGAAAAGGCGTTTGAGGGGATCTTGACCGATTATAATGGTGAAACCGTAACTGTGGAAATGAAGATTAAAACCCGAAAGAAAACAGTTCAAATACCTTTTGATAAGATTGCCGGCGCAAGGCTAGCAGTCACTTTTTCATAATCTGTCCAGAAATATCTTCAGTTAATTAGTTTAAAGGCCAATTTGGATGATCGGGTTACATAGTTTCTGAAAAAAGCCTTAAAAAGATGGGTAGTTAAAAAAGGGGGATTTATATCTCATGAGCAGCGAATTGTTGGATGCTCTTACAATTCTTGAAAAAGAAAAAGGGATTTCCAGGGACGTTTTAATTGACGCAATTGAGGCAGCACTTATTTCTGCGTACCGACGCAACTTTAATCAAGCCCAAAACGTCCGGATCGACTTGAATTTGGGAAATGGTTCAATGCGTGTTTTTGCCAGAAAGGAAGTCGTTGATGAAGTCTTCGATCCTCGCCTGGAGATTTCACTGGAAGAGGCACAAAAAATCAATCCTAACTATGTAGTAGAAGATGTAGTTGAACTCGAAGTCACACCGAAGGACTTCGGCAGGATTGCCGCACAGACTGCCAAACAAGTTGTCACCCAGCGTGTCCGTGAAGCTGAAAGAGGTATCATCTATTCAGAATTCATCGATCGTGAAGAGGATATCATGACAGGCATCGTCCAGCGTCAGGATCCAAAGTTCATCTATGTGAGCCTGGGTAAGATCGAGGCGATTCTGCCAGCGAATGAACAGATGCCAAACGAACATTACAAGCCTCATGACCGCATCAAAGTTTTTATCACCAAGGTTGAAAAAACCACTAAAGGTCCACAAATTTTCGTTTCCAGAACCCATCCGGGACTGTTAAAGAGACTTTTCGAAATTGAAGTACCTGAAATCTATGACGGCACTGTTGAAATTAAGTCAGTCGCACGTGAAGCAGGTGATCGTTCAAAGATCTCTGTCCATTCTGATAACGCAGAAGTTGACCCAGTAGGATCATGTGTCGGTCCTCGCGGTAATCGGGTCCAGGCTGTCGTTAATGAGCTTAAGGGCGAAAAAATCGACATCGTCAAATGGTCTGAGGATCCAGTAGTATTTGTTGCAAATGCATTGAGCCCTTCTAAAGTACTTGATGTCATTGTCAATGAAGAGGAAAAAGCAACAACGGTAATCGTTCCTGATTATCAGCTATCGCTGGCGATTGGAAAACGCGGACAAAACGCGCGACTTGCCGCTAAGCTGACTGGATGGAAAATTGACATCAAGGCGGAAACTGAGGCTAGGGAGTCCGGGATCTATCCACGCGACAATGAGCCGCTATTATCTGCTGATGATGATTATGAAAATGAAGACATCGATTAATGTGAGGTGAATGATCGTGAACAGCCGTAAAAAGGTTCCTATGCGAAAATGTGTCGCAACCGGTGAAATGAGACCGAAAAAAGAACTAGTTCGCATCGTTCGCTCCAAAGAAGGAGAAGTGTCCGTTGACCTGACAGGGAAGAAATCAGGCCGTGGTGCATATCTTTCAAAAGAAAAAGAAGCAGTGGAATTAGCAAGAAAACGAAATATATTGTCCAAGCAGCTTGAAACACAAGTGGACGATGCAATATATGATGAGCTGAATGACCTCATCGAAAAGGAGAGCAGACGATCCTGATGAACTCTAATCAATGGATGTCACTGCTTGGTTTAGCCAATCGAGCGCGGAAAATTATTTCAGGGGAAGAGCTTTCCGTCAAAGAAATCAGAAGCGGAAAAGCGAAACTCATTTTGCTTTCAGCGGATGCATCCGCAAATACTACAAAAAAGATTACCGACAAGTGCAATTCCTATAACGTTCCCTGCAAGGTGGTTCCGGACAGGTTCCAGCTTGGCCAGGCAATTGGAAAGGATGCACGTGTTGTAGTAGCCCTGTTGGACGAGGGTTTTGCAAAAAAACTGTTGACGTTGCTCGATTAATTCTAGCGGGGGTGAAAATATGAGTAAAACACGCGTTTATGAATATGCAAAGAAGCATAATTTATCGAGTAAAGACGTGATTATAAAATTAAAAGAAATGAATATTGAAGTTTCCAACCATATGACTGCAATGGAAGATGAAACTGTAAAGAAGCTTGATTCGATCTACCAAAAGAAAGATGGTAATCAGGAAGCAAAGAAGCCGCAGCAAAATCAGCCAAAGGCTTCACAGGGCGACAACCAGGGCCAAAACCGCAACCAGGGCCAACAAAAACCAAATCATGGCCAAAAGCCAAACCAGGGCCAGAATCGCAATCAGGCCCAAAACCAGCAAAGAAACAATAACGGACAGCAGAAACCGCAGCTTAAGACGACTGCCAGCGCGTTTTCTGATGATGAGCGCCGTGCGACAACACCTGAAAAGGTGAAAACATCAGCAGCAGCTAAAAAGCCTGGTAATTCCCAGCCGTTCAACAAAAACAATAAGAACAAACAGAACAACAAGAACAGGAACCAGCAGCAGAACCAGAATAAAGGCAGACAGAACCAACAGCAGGTGCAACAACAGCCAAAGAAGGTAAAAGAGCTTCCATCAAAGATTACCTTCAGTGAATCCCTCACAGTAGCTGAACTGGCCAAGAAGCTTAACCGTGAGCCTTCAGAAATCATCAAGAAGCTCTTTATGCTTGGTGTCATGGCAACAATCAACCAGGATCTCGATAAAGACGCGATCGAATTGATTGCTACTGACTATGGTGTTGAAGTAGAAGAGGAAATCAAGATCGATTCAACAGACCTTGAAGTATA belongs to Mesobacillus sp. AQ2 and includes:
- a CDS encoding PolC-type DNA polymerase III; protein product: MSDLSSGKKERFQLLLQQLQLTEDAIVTQFQNAEIDRVLIEKQARKWHFFFQFERIIPCQLFSSFTGKLEQTFSHIAKISYSVRVLEQAISEQQILDYWKMCIKEIDGIAPPLLKLLNEQVPKVQGTKIILTARNEAEGLALKRKYGVIIAEIYQGFGFPPLTVDTVVSEESTSDEYEKFIKAKEKEDQERGLMAMIEMQKKEAEKAQGDGPAQDGPVTIGLTIKDDADFRKLEDIVDEERRVAVEGYVFFAETKELRSGRTLLTFKITDYTSSIMVKMFSRDKEDAAIYQRISKGMWLKVRGSIQNDTFVRDLVMIGNDVNEIKPKGRIDSAPEGEKRVELHLHSPMSQMDAVTPVSALVAQASKWGHKAVAITDHAVVQSYPEAYGAGKKNDIKILYGVEINLVDDGVPIAYNDAHRVLADDTYVVFDVETTGLSAVYDTIIELAAVKIRGGEIIDRFESFANPHHRLSATTINLTGITDDMVRNAPEVSEVLKRFHEWTADSVLVAHNASFDMGFLNVGYKKIGIGKAPNPVIDTLELGRFLYPDMKNHRLNTLAKKFDIELTQHHRAIYDAEATGYLLLKMLKDAAEKGLEYHDQLNDNMGQGKAFQRARPYHATLLAKNEVGLKNIFKLVSISHIDYFYRVPRIPRSLLNKHREGILIGSGCDKGEVFEGMMQKGPEEVEEAAQFYDYLEVHPKAVYAHLLELELVRDQKALEDIINNIVKLGEKLDLPVVATGNVHYLNENDKIYRKILVNSQGGANPLNRHELPDVHFRTTNEMLDAFKFLGEEKAKEVVVENSNKIADMIDVIKPIKDDLYTPKIEGADEEMRSMSYGMARSIYGDDLPEIVEARLEKELKSIIDNGFAVIYLISHKLVKKSLDDGYLVGSRGSVGSSFVATMTEITEVNPLPPHYVCPKCKKSEFFNDGSVGSGFDLPDKDCPDCGIKYKKDGHDIPFETFLGFKGDKVPDIDLNFSGEYQPRAHNYTKVLFGEDYVYRAGTIGTVADKTAYGYVKGYQGDNNLNLRGAEIDRLASGCTGVKRTTGQHPGGIIVVPDYMDIFDFSPIQFPADSSTSEWKTTHFDFHSIHDNLLKLDILGHDDPTVIRMLQDLSGIDPKTIPTDDPEVMKIFSGTESLGVTEEQIMSKTGSLGIPEFGTRFVRQMLEDTKPTTFSELVQISGLSHGTDVWLGNAQELIHNNICNLSEVIGCRDDIMVYLIYQGLEPAFAFKIMESVRKGKGLTDEMEEEMRKNKVPEWYIDSCKKIKYMFPKAHAAAYVLMAVRIAYFKVHHPLMYYAAYFTVRADDFDVDAMVRGSESIRAVIEEINAKGLDASTKEKNLMTVMELALEMCERGFGFAKVDLYKSSASEFIIEDDKLIPPFNAIPGLGTNAAINIVNAREQGEFLSKEDLQQRGKISKTILEYLDNHGCLEGMPDQNQLSLF
- the rimP gene encoding ribosome maturation factor RimP; translation: MSKVTETVEELVTPILNENNLELVDIEYVKEGKNWFLRVYIDKDNGIDIEECGIVSERLSEKLDAIDPIPHNYFLEVSSPGAERPLKKEKDYQKAIGKNVFIKTYEPIDGEKAFEGILTDYNGETVTVEMKIKTRKKTVQIPFDKIAGARLAVTFS
- the nusA gene encoding transcription termination factor NusA, with product MSSELLDALTILEKEKGISRDVLIDAIEAALISAYRRNFNQAQNVRIDLNLGNGSMRVFARKEVVDEVFDPRLEISLEEAQKINPNYVVEDVVELEVTPKDFGRIAAQTAKQVVTQRVREAERGIIYSEFIDREEDIMTGIVQRQDPKFIYVSLGKIEAILPANEQMPNEHYKPHDRIKVFITKVEKTTKGPQIFVSRTHPGLLKRLFEIEVPEIYDGTVEIKSVAREAGDRSKISVHSDNAEVDPVGSCVGPRGNRVQAVVNELKGEKIDIVKWSEDPVVFVANALSPSKVLDVIVNEEEKATTVIVPDYQLSLAIGKRGQNARLAAKLTGWKIDIKAETEARESGIYPRDNEPLLSADDDYENEDID
- a CDS encoding YlxR family protein → MNSRKKVPMRKCVATGEMRPKKELVRIVRSKEGEVSVDLTGKKSGRGAYLSKEKEAVELARKRNILSKQLETQVDDAIYDELNDLIEKESRRS
- a CDS encoding YlxQ family RNA-binding protein, translated to MNSNQWMSLLGLANRARKIISGEELSVKEIRSGKAKLILLSADASANTTKKITDKCNSYNVPCKVVPDRFQLGQAIGKDARVVVALLDEGFAKKLLTLLD